One Osmerus eperlanus chromosome 24, fOsmEpe2.1, whole genome shotgun sequence DNA window includes the following coding sequences:
- the alpi.1 gene encoding alkaline phosphatase, intestinal, tandem duplicate 1 isoform X4 yields MQVSQSWAPRLWMLLLGFLLLSSGGLAEDQAEQEKEPAYWNSQAKETLQAALRLRPRAHRAKNIILFLGDGMGVSTVSAARILRGQMEGHLGEETVLAMDSFPYLALSKTYSVDKQVADSASTATAYHCGVKANAKTLGLSANAVAYECNTTFGNEVYSVLRRAKAQGKSVGIVTTTRVQHASPAAAYAHSVSRSWYSDADMPSGARRQGCVDIATQLVTNVDIDVVLGGGRMYMTPKGTPDPEYPTSSSRKGDRKDKRNLIDVWLNAQKNKKSQYVWHRKQFDEVNVKTTDRLMGLFEPKDMRFEVFRNISRDPSIVEMTEKAIQILSKNPRGYFLFVEGGRIDHGHHDGIAKLALTETVMFDQAIRRASRLTRESDTLTVVTADHSHVFTFGGNTQRGNPIFGLAPKQADDKMPFTSILYANGPGYVHVNGTRGNITLVDYYDEEYMQQAAVPLDSETHGGEDVAIYAKGPMAHLFHGVKEQNYVAHVMAYAACLKPYTDCPPKPPSSEGHGHPFPGLLLSLSVLLLLLFR; encoded by the exons ATGCAGGTGTCACAGAGCTGGGCCCCCAGGCTGTGGATGCTCCTTCTGGGCTTTctgctgctctcctctgggGGCCTCGCGGAGGACCAAG CAGAGCAAGAGAAGGAGCCGGCCTACTGGAACTCTCAGGCCAAGGAGACCCTGCAGGCGGCGCTAAGGCTCCGCCCCCGGGCACACCGCGCCAAGAACATCATCCTCTTCCTGGGGGATG GAATGGGGGTGTCGACGGTGTCAGCCGCGCGAATCCTGAGAGGCCAGATGGAGGGCCACCTGGGAGAGGAGACGGTGCTAGCCATGGACAGCTTCCCTTACCTGGCCCTCTCGAAG ACGTACAGCGTAGATAAGCAGGTAGCGGACAGTGCAAGCACGGCTACAGCGTACCACTGTGGGGTGAAGGCGAACGCTAAAACGCTGGGCCTCAGTGCTAATGCGGTAGCCTATGAGTGCAACACTACCTTCGGCAATGAAGTATACTCTGTATTACGGCGTGCCAAAGCACAAG GCAAGTCCGTTGGCATCGTGACCACTACGCGCGTCCAGCACGCATCCCCTGCAGCCGCCTATGCACACTCCGTGAGCCGCAGCTGGTACAGTGATGCCGACATGCCCTCCGGTGCCCGCCGACAGGGCTGCGTTGACATCGCCACCCAGTTGGTCACCAACGTTGATATTGAC GTGgtgctgggtggggggaggatgtACATGACTCCTAAAGGAACTCCAGATCCGGAGTACCCTACCTCCTCTTCAAGGAAAGGAGATCGCAAGGACAAGAGGAATCTCATCGATGTCTGGCTGAATGCCCAAAAG AACAAGAAATCACAGTATGTTTGGCATAGAAAACAGTTTGACGAGGTCAATGTGAAAACAACAGACCGGCTCATGG GTCTCTTCGAGCCCAAGGACATGCGCTTTGAGGTGTTCCGGAACATCTCTCGAGACCCCTCCATCGTGGAGATGACAGAGAAGGCCATCCAGATTCTCAGCAAGAACCCTAGAGGCTACTTCCTGTTTGTGGAAG GAGGGAGAATCGACCACGGGCATCACGATGGCATTGCCAAGCTTGCGCTAACCGAGACGGTGATGTTTGACCAAGCAATCAGGCGCGCCTCGCGACTCACCAGGGAGTCTGACACGCTCACCGTCGTTACGGCGGATCACTCGCATGTTTTCACCTTCGGAGGAAACACCCAACGTGGGAACCCCATCTTTG GTCTGGCACCAAAGCAAGCGGACGACAAGATGCCATTTACAAGCATCCTGTATGCCAACGGTCCTGGTTATGTGCATGTGAACGGTACCCGAGGAAACATCACTCTGGTAGATTACT ATGATGAGGAGTACATGCAGCAGGCTGCTGTACCCCTGGACTCTGAGACCCACGGAGGGGAGGACGTGGCCATTTACGCCAAGGGCCCCATGGCCCACCTTTTCCACGGGGTGAAAGAGCAGAACTACGTGGCCCACGTCATGGCCTACGCCGCGTGTCTGAAACCCTACACCGACTGCCCCCCCAAGCCACCCTCGTCCGAGGGCCACGGGCACCCCTTCCCTGGGCTGCTTCTCAGTCTCAGCGTCCTCCTGTTGCTCCTGTTTAGAtga
- the alpi.1 gene encoding alkaline phosphatase, intestinal, tandem duplicate 1 isoform X3: protein MDGLFVFPLFWCAAWWNVLFYFLLNHRPGLPVHPQYPSQAEQEKEPAYWNSQAKETLQAALRLRPRAHRAKNIILFLGDGMGVSTVSAARILRGQMEGHLGEETVLAMDSFPYLALSKTYSVDKQVADSASTATAYHCGVKANAKTLGLSANAVAYECNTTFGNEVYSVLRRAKAQGKSVGIVTTTRVQHASPAAAYAHSVSRSWYSDADMPSGARRQGCVDIATQLVTNVDIDVVLGGGRMYMTPKGTPDPEYPTSSSRKGDRKDKRNLIDVWLNAQKNKKSQYVWHRKQFDEVNVKTTDRLMGLFEPKDMRFEVFRNISRDPSIVEMTEKAIQILSKNPRGYFLFVEGGRIDHGHHDGIAKLALTETVMFDQAIRRASRLTRESDTLTVVTADHSHVFTFGGNTQRGNPIFGLAPKQADDKMPFTSILYANGPGYVHVNGTRGNITLVDYYDEEYMQQAAVPLDSETHGGEDVAIYAKGPMAHLFHGVKEQNYVAHVMAYAACLKPYTDCPPKPPSSEGHGHPFPGLLLSLSVLLLLLFR, encoded by the exons ATGGATGGACTGTTTGTCTTTCCGTTGTTTTGGTGTGCAGCGTGGTGGAATGTTCTTTTCTACTTCCTGCTAAACCATCGGCCCGGTCTTCCAGTCCACCCACAGTATCCTAGTCAAG CAGAGCAAGAGAAGGAGCCGGCCTACTGGAACTCTCAGGCCAAGGAGACCCTGCAGGCGGCGCTAAGGCTCCGCCCCCGGGCACACCGCGCCAAGAACATCATCCTCTTCCTGGGGGATG GAATGGGGGTGTCGACGGTGTCAGCCGCGCGAATCCTGAGAGGCCAGATGGAGGGCCACCTGGGAGAGGAGACGGTGCTAGCCATGGACAGCTTCCCTTACCTGGCCCTCTCGAAG ACGTACAGCGTAGATAAGCAGGTAGCGGACAGTGCAAGCACGGCTACAGCGTACCACTGTGGGGTGAAGGCGAACGCTAAAACGCTGGGCCTCAGTGCTAATGCGGTAGCCTATGAGTGCAACACTACCTTCGGCAATGAAGTATACTCTGTATTACGGCGTGCCAAAGCACAAG GCAAGTCCGTTGGCATCGTGACCACTACGCGCGTCCAGCACGCATCCCCTGCAGCCGCCTATGCACACTCCGTGAGCCGCAGCTGGTACAGTGATGCCGACATGCCCTCCGGTGCCCGCCGACAGGGCTGCGTTGACATCGCCACCCAGTTGGTCACCAACGTTGATATTGAC GTGgtgctgggtggggggaggatgtACATGACTCCTAAAGGAACTCCAGATCCGGAGTACCCTACCTCCTCTTCAAGGAAAGGAGATCGCAAGGACAAGAGGAATCTCATCGATGTCTGGCTGAATGCCCAAAAG AACAAGAAATCACAGTATGTTTGGCATAGAAAACAGTTTGACGAGGTCAATGTGAAAACAACAGACCGGCTCATGG GTCTCTTCGAGCCCAAGGACATGCGCTTTGAGGTGTTCCGGAACATCTCTCGAGACCCCTCCATCGTGGAGATGACAGAGAAGGCCATCCAGATTCTCAGCAAGAACCCTAGAGGCTACTTCCTGTTTGTGGAAG GAGGGAGAATCGACCACGGGCATCACGATGGCATTGCCAAGCTTGCGCTAACCGAGACGGTGATGTTTGACCAAGCAATCAGGCGCGCCTCGCGACTCACCAGGGAGTCTGACACGCTCACCGTCGTTACGGCGGATCACTCGCATGTTTTCACCTTCGGAGGAAACACCCAACGTGGGAACCCCATCTTTG GTCTGGCACCAAAGCAAGCGGACGACAAGATGCCATTTACAAGCATCCTGTATGCCAACGGTCCTGGTTATGTGCATGTGAACGGTACCCGAGGAAACATCACTCTGGTAGATTACT ATGATGAGGAGTACATGCAGCAGGCTGCTGTACCCCTGGACTCTGAGACCCACGGAGGGGAGGACGTGGCCATTTACGCCAAGGGCCCCATGGCCCACCTTTTCCACGGGGTGAAAGAGCAGAACTACGTGGCCCACGTCATGGCCTACGCCGCGTGTCTGAAACCCTACACCGACTGCCCCCCCAAGCCACCCTCGTCCGAGGGCCACGGGCACCCCTTCCCTGGGCTGCTTCTCAGTCTCAGCGTCCTCCTGTTGCTCCTGTTTAGAtga
- the alpi.1 gene encoding alkaline phosphatase, intestinal, tandem duplicate 1 isoform X1 — protein sequence MYGSAREDFVFQNLQEGFKYRADREREREREGDPHPEHQGPRTKKMNRLMCALLLIGCRCSTVEGSAEQEKEPAYWNSQAKETLQAALRLRPRAHRAKNIILFLGDGMGVSTVSAARILRGQMEGHLGEETVLAMDSFPYLALSKTYSVDKQVADSASTATAYHCGVKANAKTLGLSANAVAYECNTTFGNEVYSVLRRAKAQGKSVGIVTTTRVQHASPAAAYAHSVSRSWYSDADMPSGARRQGCVDIATQLVTNVDIDVVLGGGRMYMTPKGTPDPEYPTSSSRKGDRKDKRNLIDVWLNAQKNKKSQYVWHRKQFDEVNVKTTDRLMGLFEPKDMRFEVFRNISRDPSIVEMTEKAIQILSKNPRGYFLFVEGGRIDHGHHDGIAKLALTETVMFDQAIRRASRLTRESDTLTVVTADHSHVFTFGGNTQRGNPIFGLAPKQADDKMPFTSILYANGPGYVHVNGTRGNITLVDYYDEEYMQQAAVPLDSETHGGEDVAIYAKGPMAHLFHGVKEQNYVAHVMAYAACLKPYTDCPPKPPSSEGHGHPFPGLLLSLSVLLLLLFR from the exons ATGTATGGAAGTGCAAGAGAG GATTTTGTGTTTCAGAATTTACAGGAAGGATTCAAGTacagggcagacagagagagggagagagagagagaaggagacccaCACCCCGAACACCAAGGCCCCAGGACAAAGAAGATGAATCGTCTGATGTGCGCCCTTCTTCTAATTGGATGCCGCTGCTCCACAGTGGAAGGCTCag CAGAGCAAGAGAAGGAGCCGGCCTACTGGAACTCTCAGGCCAAGGAGACCCTGCAGGCGGCGCTAAGGCTCCGCCCCCGGGCACACCGCGCCAAGAACATCATCCTCTTCCTGGGGGATG GAATGGGGGTGTCGACGGTGTCAGCCGCGCGAATCCTGAGAGGCCAGATGGAGGGCCACCTGGGAGAGGAGACGGTGCTAGCCATGGACAGCTTCCCTTACCTGGCCCTCTCGAAG ACGTACAGCGTAGATAAGCAGGTAGCGGACAGTGCAAGCACGGCTACAGCGTACCACTGTGGGGTGAAGGCGAACGCTAAAACGCTGGGCCTCAGTGCTAATGCGGTAGCCTATGAGTGCAACACTACCTTCGGCAATGAAGTATACTCTGTATTACGGCGTGCCAAAGCACAAG GCAAGTCCGTTGGCATCGTGACCACTACGCGCGTCCAGCACGCATCCCCTGCAGCCGCCTATGCACACTCCGTGAGCCGCAGCTGGTACAGTGATGCCGACATGCCCTCCGGTGCCCGCCGACAGGGCTGCGTTGACATCGCCACCCAGTTGGTCACCAACGTTGATATTGAC GTGgtgctgggtggggggaggatgtACATGACTCCTAAAGGAACTCCAGATCCGGAGTACCCTACCTCCTCTTCAAGGAAAGGAGATCGCAAGGACAAGAGGAATCTCATCGATGTCTGGCTGAATGCCCAAAAG AACAAGAAATCACAGTATGTTTGGCATAGAAAACAGTTTGACGAGGTCAATGTGAAAACAACAGACCGGCTCATGG GTCTCTTCGAGCCCAAGGACATGCGCTTTGAGGTGTTCCGGAACATCTCTCGAGACCCCTCCATCGTGGAGATGACAGAGAAGGCCATCCAGATTCTCAGCAAGAACCCTAGAGGCTACTTCCTGTTTGTGGAAG GAGGGAGAATCGACCACGGGCATCACGATGGCATTGCCAAGCTTGCGCTAACCGAGACGGTGATGTTTGACCAAGCAATCAGGCGCGCCTCGCGACTCACCAGGGAGTCTGACACGCTCACCGTCGTTACGGCGGATCACTCGCATGTTTTCACCTTCGGAGGAAACACCCAACGTGGGAACCCCATCTTTG GTCTGGCACCAAAGCAAGCGGACGACAAGATGCCATTTACAAGCATCCTGTATGCCAACGGTCCTGGTTATGTGCATGTGAACGGTACCCGAGGAAACATCACTCTGGTAGATTACT ATGATGAGGAGTACATGCAGCAGGCTGCTGTACCCCTGGACTCTGAGACCCACGGAGGGGAGGACGTGGCCATTTACGCCAAGGGCCCCATGGCCCACCTTTTCCACGGGGTGAAAGAGCAGAACTACGTGGCCCACGTCATGGCCTACGCCGCGTGTCTGAAACCCTACACCGACTGCCCCCCCAAGCCACCCTCGTCCGAGGGCCACGGGCACCCCTTCCCTGGGCTGCTTCTCAGTCTCAGCGTCCTCCTGTTGCTCCTGTTTAGAtga
- the alpi.1 gene encoding alkaline phosphatase, intestinal, tandem duplicate 1 isoform X2 — protein sequence MYGSARENLQEGFKYRADREREREREGDPHPEHQGPRTKKMNRLMCALLLIGCRCSTVEGSAEQEKEPAYWNSQAKETLQAALRLRPRAHRAKNIILFLGDGMGVSTVSAARILRGQMEGHLGEETVLAMDSFPYLALSKTYSVDKQVADSASTATAYHCGVKANAKTLGLSANAVAYECNTTFGNEVYSVLRRAKAQGKSVGIVTTTRVQHASPAAAYAHSVSRSWYSDADMPSGARRQGCVDIATQLVTNVDIDVVLGGGRMYMTPKGTPDPEYPTSSSRKGDRKDKRNLIDVWLNAQKNKKSQYVWHRKQFDEVNVKTTDRLMGLFEPKDMRFEVFRNISRDPSIVEMTEKAIQILSKNPRGYFLFVEGGRIDHGHHDGIAKLALTETVMFDQAIRRASRLTRESDTLTVVTADHSHVFTFGGNTQRGNPIFGLAPKQADDKMPFTSILYANGPGYVHVNGTRGNITLVDYYDEEYMQQAAVPLDSETHGGEDVAIYAKGPMAHLFHGVKEQNYVAHVMAYAACLKPYTDCPPKPPSSEGHGHPFPGLLLSLSVLLLLLFR from the exons ATGTATGGAAGTGCAAGAGAG AATTTACAGGAAGGATTCAAGTacagggcagacagagagagggagagagagagagaaggagacccaCACCCCGAACACCAAGGCCCCAGGACAAAGAAGATGAATCGTCTGATGTGCGCCCTTCTTCTAATTGGATGCCGCTGCTCCACAGTGGAAGGCTCag CAGAGCAAGAGAAGGAGCCGGCCTACTGGAACTCTCAGGCCAAGGAGACCCTGCAGGCGGCGCTAAGGCTCCGCCCCCGGGCACACCGCGCCAAGAACATCATCCTCTTCCTGGGGGATG GAATGGGGGTGTCGACGGTGTCAGCCGCGCGAATCCTGAGAGGCCAGATGGAGGGCCACCTGGGAGAGGAGACGGTGCTAGCCATGGACAGCTTCCCTTACCTGGCCCTCTCGAAG ACGTACAGCGTAGATAAGCAGGTAGCGGACAGTGCAAGCACGGCTACAGCGTACCACTGTGGGGTGAAGGCGAACGCTAAAACGCTGGGCCTCAGTGCTAATGCGGTAGCCTATGAGTGCAACACTACCTTCGGCAATGAAGTATACTCTGTATTACGGCGTGCCAAAGCACAAG GCAAGTCCGTTGGCATCGTGACCACTACGCGCGTCCAGCACGCATCCCCTGCAGCCGCCTATGCACACTCCGTGAGCCGCAGCTGGTACAGTGATGCCGACATGCCCTCCGGTGCCCGCCGACAGGGCTGCGTTGACATCGCCACCCAGTTGGTCACCAACGTTGATATTGAC GTGgtgctgggtggggggaggatgtACATGACTCCTAAAGGAACTCCAGATCCGGAGTACCCTACCTCCTCTTCAAGGAAAGGAGATCGCAAGGACAAGAGGAATCTCATCGATGTCTGGCTGAATGCCCAAAAG AACAAGAAATCACAGTATGTTTGGCATAGAAAACAGTTTGACGAGGTCAATGTGAAAACAACAGACCGGCTCATGG GTCTCTTCGAGCCCAAGGACATGCGCTTTGAGGTGTTCCGGAACATCTCTCGAGACCCCTCCATCGTGGAGATGACAGAGAAGGCCATCCAGATTCTCAGCAAGAACCCTAGAGGCTACTTCCTGTTTGTGGAAG GAGGGAGAATCGACCACGGGCATCACGATGGCATTGCCAAGCTTGCGCTAACCGAGACGGTGATGTTTGACCAAGCAATCAGGCGCGCCTCGCGACTCACCAGGGAGTCTGACACGCTCACCGTCGTTACGGCGGATCACTCGCATGTTTTCACCTTCGGAGGAAACACCCAACGTGGGAACCCCATCTTTG GTCTGGCACCAAAGCAAGCGGACGACAAGATGCCATTTACAAGCATCCTGTATGCCAACGGTCCTGGTTATGTGCATGTGAACGGTACCCGAGGAAACATCACTCTGGTAGATTACT ATGATGAGGAGTACATGCAGCAGGCTGCTGTACCCCTGGACTCTGAGACCCACGGAGGGGAGGACGTGGCCATTTACGCCAAGGGCCCCATGGCCCACCTTTTCCACGGGGTGAAAGAGCAGAACTACGTGGCCCACGTCATGGCCTACGCCGCGTGTCTGAAACCCTACACCGACTGCCCCCCCAAGCCACCCTCGTCCGAGGGCCACGGGCACCCCTTCCCTGGGCTGCTTCTCAGTCTCAGCGTCCTCCTGTTGCTCCTGTTTAGAtga